A single genomic interval of Dyella sp. GSA-30 harbors:
- the hprK gene encoding HPr(Ser) kinase/phosphatase, whose amino-acid sequence MALRWVSGMRGEARVLEHGVTISRRPSLIGYLNVIYPNKIQIIGTEELNFLDGLDSRQRWEVINKIAAYQPVAIIVTKDQAIPSDLREVAEETNTPLWISSKRGHELLTWMQYYLARMLAPRITLHGVFLEVFSIGVLITGESGSGKSELALELISRGHRLVADDATEFTLIAPDVIDGTCPELLQDLLEVRGLGVLNVREMFGHTAVKPSKYLRLVVHLKPLRDGEDTDGMTRLTGDVGRREILEVQVPLITIPVAPGRNLAVLVEAAVRSHVLKSKGIDPAQTFIDRQAHQMRRLPPW is encoded by the coding sequence ATGGCCTTGCGCTGGGTGTCGGGCATGCGTGGGGAAGCGCGCGTGCTCGAACATGGCGTCACGATCAGCCGACGCCCGTCGCTGATCGGTTACCTGAACGTCATTTACCCCAACAAGATCCAGATCATCGGCACGGAAGAGCTCAACTTCCTCGATGGGCTGGATTCGCGCCAGCGCTGGGAAGTGATCAACAAGATCGCCGCTTACCAGCCGGTAGCGATTATCGTGACCAAGGATCAGGCGATCCCGTCCGATCTGCGTGAAGTGGCCGAAGAGACCAATACGCCCTTGTGGATCAGCTCCAAGCGCGGCCACGAGCTGCTGACCTGGATGCAGTACTACTTGGCGCGCATGCTGGCCCCGCGCATCACCTTGCACGGGGTTTTTCTCGAGGTCTTTTCGATCGGCGTGCTGATTACCGGCGAGTCCGGCTCGGGCAAGAGCGAACTGGCGCTGGAACTGATCAGCCGCGGCCATCGGCTGGTGGCCGACGATGCCACCGAATTCACGCTGATCGCGCCGGATGTCATCGACGGCACCTGCCCGGAACTGCTGCAGGATCTGCTCGAGGTCCGCGGCCTGGGCGTTCTCAACGTACGTGAGATGTTCGGTCACACCGCGGTGAAGCCCTCGAAGTATCTGCGCCTGGTCGTGCATCTCAAGCCACTGCGAGACGGCGAGGACACCGATGGCATGACCCGCCTGACCGGCGACGTCGGCCGCCGCGAGATCCTGGAAGTGCAGGTCCCGCTGATCACCATCCCTGTGGCACCGGGTCGCAACCTGGCGGTCCTTGTGGAAGCGGCTGTGCGCAGCCATGTATTGAAGAGCAAGGGCATCGATCCGGCACAGACCTTCATCGACCGCCAGGCGCACCAGATGCGCCGGTTGCCGCCCTGGTAA
- the rapZ gene encoding RNase adapter RapZ, which yields MSDSPQLVPSIEPDETHLIVLTGMSGGGKTVALRALEDLGFYCVDNLPTALLHELVRTVIKNDKSGQRRHIAVGIDIRNRGDDFRQVPEVMSELASAGVQVHLIFIDCRDEILIKRYSETRRKHPLSARGLSLADAIAEERRILRPLSSLAEKVIDSSELNVHQLRRLIATGYAEATKGLTLMFESFAYRRGLPPDADFVFDARCLPNPHWDARLRPYSGKDAPVREFLDQQPLVGEYFADTSRWLDNWLPRFEQDDRSYVTISIGCTGGRHRSVYLAEKLAAHYRTQRENVLIFHRELE from the coding sequence ATGAGCGATTCCCCGCAACTGGTTCCTAGTATCGAACCTGACGAAACCCACCTGATCGTCCTGACCGGCATGTCCGGCGGTGGCAAGACCGTCGCCCTGCGCGCGCTGGAGGACCTGGGGTTCTATTGCGTCGACAACCTGCCCACCGCCTTGCTGCACGAACTGGTGCGCACGGTCATCAAGAACGACAAGAGTGGGCAGCGCCGACATATCGCTGTCGGCATCGATATCCGCAACCGTGGCGACGATTTCCGCCAGGTGCCGGAGGTGATGTCCGAGCTGGCATCGGCCGGCGTGCAGGTGCATCTGATCTTTATCGATTGCCGCGACGAGATCCTGATCAAGCGCTATTCGGAAACGCGCCGCAAGCACCCGCTTTCGGCGCGCGGGCTGTCGCTGGCCGATGCGATCGCCGAAGAACGCCGAATTCTGCGTCCGCTGTCTTCGCTGGCCGAAAAGGTCATCGATTCGAGCGAACTCAACGTGCATCAGCTGCGCCGCCTGATCGCCACCGGCTACGCCGAGGCGACCAAGGGCCTGACCCTGATGTTCGAATCGTTCGCCTATCGCCGTGGCCTGCCGCCGGACGCCGACTTTGTTTTCGACGCGCGCTGCCTGCCCAACCCGCACTGGGACGCGCGTCTGCGCCCCTATTCAGGCAAGGATGCACCAGTACGCGAATTTCTGGACCAGCAACCGCTGGTAGGTGAGTATTTCGCCGATACCAGCCGCTGGCTGGACAATTGGCTGCCGAGATTCGAGCAGGACGACCGCAGTTATGTGACTATCTCCATCGGATGCACCGGGGGACGCCACAGGTCGGTGTATCTGGCCGAGAAACTGGCCGCGCATTACCGCACGCAACGAGAAAACGTGCTGATCTTCCACCGCGAGCTTGAGTAG
- a CDS encoding HPr family phosphocarrier protein, translating to MLEKDIVISNKLGLHARASAKLVQLVQGFKSTVWLVSRGREVNAQSIMGVMMLAAGLGTPLTIRADGPDEQNALEAVVALFDRKFDEGA from the coding sequence ATGCTTGAGAAAGACATCGTTATATCGAACAAGCTCGGCCTGCACGCACGCGCCTCGGCCAAACTGGTACAACTGGTGCAGGGTTTCAAATCCACCGTGTGGCTGGTCAGCAGAGGCCGTGAAGTCAACGCACAAAGCATCATGGGCGTGATGATGCTCGCCGCCGGCCTCGGTACACCACTGACGATCCGCGCCGACGGCCCGGACGAACAGAATGCATTGGAGGCGGTGGTCGCATTGTTCGATCGAAAGTTCGACGAAGGGGCGTAA
- the raiA gene encoding ribosome-associated translation inhibitor RaiA, which yields MQFQLSGQQIEVTPALREHATAKLDRLTRLDEKILSLNIVLSVSKLQQKAEGNLSVNGSVLHAEAVESDMYASIDVLFDKLTAQLRKHRDKICDKHQREVRAERQYG from the coding sequence ATGCAATTCCAACTCAGCGGTCAGCAGATCGAAGTCACCCCGGCCCTGCGCGAGCACGCTACCGCCAAGCTCGACCGCCTTACCCGCCTCGACGAAAAGATATTGAGCCTCAATATCGTTCTCTCGGTCAGCAAGCTGCAGCAGAAAGCCGAAGGCAATCTATCGGTCAATGGCAGCGTGCTCCACGCCGAGGCCGTCGAATCAGACATGTATGCCTCCATCGATGTCCTGTTCGACAAGCTCACCGCGCAATTGCGCAAACACCGCGACAAGATCTGCGACAAGCACCAGCGTGAAGTGCGCGCTGAGCGGCAGTACGGTTGA
- a CDS encoding RNA polymerase factor sigma-54 encodes MKTGLQFRLNQQLTLTPQLQQAIRLLQLSQLELEAELRQIAESNPLLEFSEESTDNENAEDGSFESAVEVPVPSSTKSSDDSGPGDDAEAPDWSDGPGDQPIDFSSSGSASSSRSNGNGDEDGFEPQNAAPETLHEHLMWQLNLTHMTPRQRTIATVLIDAVNADGYLSEGLEAVAAAIPADLKASLDEVDGVRRLLQRFDPTGVASLDLRDCLRVQLEQFDPDTPHIELALRIVDNELELLARNDVSKLARRLRAEPEEVSAASMLIRSLDPRPGASMDPTPVEYVAPDVYARKDGGRWRVSLNPDCQPRLGLNQHYCNMIAQARGEDASWMRGQLQEARWLIKSLESRAETLLKVAEAIVRRQSAFLDYGPEAMHPLVLREVAEEVGMHESTISRVTTRKYIHTPRGTFELKHFFSSGVSTEDGGSASATAIQAMLRKLVDAEDTRKPLSDQAIAEELRRKGIQVARRTVAKYREAMRIPSSSERQRAN; translated from the coding sequence ATGAAAACCGGACTGCAGTTTCGCCTCAATCAGCAACTTACGCTCACGCCTCAACTTCAACAGGCTATCCGCCTGCTGCAGCTGTCGCAGTTGGAGCTGGAGGCCGAGCTGCGCCAGATTGCCGAGAGCAATCCGCTGCTCGAGTTCTCCGAAGAATCCACCGACAACGAAAACGCCGAAGACGGCAGCTTCGAAAGCGCGGTCGAAGTACCGGTGCCGTCCAGCACCAAGAGCAGCGACGATAGCGGCCCGGGCGACGACGCCGAAGCGCCAGACTGGAGCGACGGCCCCGGCGATCAACCGATCGACTTTTCCAGCAGCGGCAGCGCCAGTTCCAGCCGTAGCAACGGCAATGGCGACGAAGACGGCTTCGAGCCGCAAAACGCCGCGCCGGAAACGTTGCACGAACACCTGATGTGGCAGCTGAATCTGACGCACATGACGCCGCGTCAACGCACCATCGCAACGGTGCTGATCGATGCGGTCAACGCCGACGGTTACCTCAGCGAAGGCCTGGAAGCCGTCGCTGCCGCCATTCCAGCCGATTTGAAGGCGAGCCTCGACGAAGTCGACGGCGTGCGCCGCCTGCTGCAGCGTTTTGATCCGACCGGCGTGGCGAGCCTGGACTTGCGCGATTGCCTGCGGGTGCAGCTGGAACAGTTCGACCCCGACACGCCGCATATCGAACTGGCGCTGCGTATCGTCGACAACGAACTCGAATTGCTCGCTCGCAACGACGTCAGCAAGCTGGCGCGCCGTCTGCGCGCCGAGCCGGAAGAGGTTTCCGCCGCGTCCATGCTGATCCGCAGCCTGGATCCGCGCCCTGGCGCGTCGATGGACCCGACACCGGTGGAATACGTTGCGCCCGACGTGTACGCACGCAAGGACGGCGGCCGCTGGCGCGTAAGCCTCAATCCCGATTGCCAGCCGCGCCTGGGCCTCAACCAGCACTATTGCAACATGATCGCGCAGGCCCGCGGCGAAGACGCCAGCTGGATGCGCGGGCAACTGCAAGAAGCGCGCTGGCTGATCAAGAGCCTGGAGTCGCGCGCGGAAACCTTGCTCAAGGTCGCCGAAGCCATCGTGCGGCGGCAGAGCGCCTTTCTCGACTACGGCCCCGAAGCGATGCACCCCCTGGTGCTGCGCGAAGTCGCCGAAGAAGTCGGCATGCACGAATCGACGATTTCCCGCGTGACCACGCGCAAATACATTCATACGCCGCGCGGAACGTTCGAACTCAAGCACTTTTTTTCCAGTGGTGTTTCCACCGAAGACGGCGGCAGCGCATCGGCCACGGCCATTCAGGCGATGCTGCGCAAACTCGTCGACGCGGAAGACACACGCAAACCTTTATCGGACCAGGCGATCGCCGAAGAATTGCGCCGCAAGGGCATTCAAGTGGCGCGTCGCACGGTTGCCAAATATCGGGAGGCCATGCGCATACCAAGTTCGAGCGAGCGCCAACGCGCCAATTGA
- a CDS encoding PTS fructose IIA subunit family protein, with the protein MSVGVMLMTHEAVGQALISAAHHVLPKLPLNIQAVEVPGQADPDVMRTLTERHARELDQGEGVLVLADLYGATPCNIGLSLSPLGVRLRCVSGLNLPMLLRVLNYAEKPLDELAEIAASGGRGGIFIDHA; encoded by the coding sequence ATGAGCGTCGGAGTGATGTTGATGACGCACGAGGCCGTAGGCCAGGCGTTGATCTCGGCGGCACACCACGTGCTGCCCAAGTTGCCGTTGAACATCCAGGCCGTGGAAGTTCCAGGCCAGGCCGATCCGGATGTCATGCGCACGCTCACCGAGCGGCATGCGCGCGAACTGGATCAAGGCGAAGGGGTGCTGGTTCTGGCCGACCTGTATGGCGCCACGCCGTGCAACATCGGTCTGTCGCTCAGCCCGCTGGGCGTTCGCTTGCGTTGCGTCTCCGGCCTTAATCTGCCGATGCTGCTGCGCGTACTCAATTACGCGGAAAAACCACTGGACGAGCTGGCGGAAATTGCCGCGAGTGGTGGCCGCGGAGGGATTTTCATCGATCATGCTTGA